One stretch of Asterias rubens chromosome 8, eAstRub1.3, whole genome shotgun sequence DNA includes these proteins:
- the LOC117294052 gene encoding deleted in malignant brain tumors 1 protein-like, with the protein MFRPTWLFIAIVVYCVYGVTTQQLGKATGSNIRLTAGSGANEGIVEVYHNSKWGAICAPYWDINDATVVCRQLGYPLATQASNGDRFAESRVYDTYLDSVACNGGESSLEDCSYGKWMNSTCPGVNTAAVICSSLTEFSVRLVGGPSRFEGRVEIFHIHTGEEPVEMWGTICNDYWDIYDAQVVCRQLGYGNARAAVDDGDRYYGKGTGPILLETVTCYGTESHIGYCLTPGWHIHNCGHNEDVGAICEFADSNQPLPVWAIVSISITSFLVLSILVGCVYSMFSSSKRKRRRTTTSDQQVSYSASNEASVAHGINHYPGPPPPGFIVTTTGATEGATGGFSALAPMPAPPPYSEVAPNVDEKPSVGEQSS; encoded by the exons ATGTTTCGGCCAACGTGGTTATTCATCGCAATAGTTGTATATTGTGTATACGGCGTCACTACACAACAGCTCGGTAAAGCTACAG GTTCCAATATACGGCTAACTGCCGGGTCTGGAGCGAATGAAGGCATTGTGGAGGTTTACCACAACTCAAAATGGGGTGCTATTTGCGCTCCTTACTGGG ATATAAATGATGCAACAGTCGTCTGTAGGCAGCTTGGTTACCCTCTGGCAACTCAAGCGTCAAATGGAGACCGTTTCGCTGAGTCAAGAGTCTACGATACATATTTGGACTCCGTGGCTTGCAATG GAGGTGAAAGTTCCTTGGAAGATTGCTCATATGGGAAATGGATGAACTCGACGTGTCCTGGTGTAAATACAGCAGCTGTTATATGTAGCAGTCTTACAG AGTTTTCTGTACGCCTGGTTGGTGGACCATCACGTTTTGAAGGACGTGTTGAAATATTCCATATCCATACTGGTGAGGAACCAGTGGAAATGTGGGGTACCATTTGTAATGACTACTGGGATATCTACGATGCTCAAGTCGTGTGTAGGCAGCTTGGATATGGGAACGCTAGG GCTGCCGTAGATGATGGTGATCGCTACTACGGTAAGGGTACCGGGCCCATCCTGCTTGAGACGGTAACTTGTTACGGGACAGAAAGCCATATCGGTTACTGTCTCACTCCAGGTTGGCATATTCACAACTGTGGACACAATGAAGATGTAGGAGCCATTTGCGAGTTCGCAG ataGCAACCAGCCGCTGCCAGTCTGGGCCATTGTCTCCATCTCTATAACTAGTTTCTTAGTTTTGAGCATCCTCGTGGGCTGTGTCTACAGTATGTTCTCAAGCTCCAAGAGGAAGCGTCGACGAACCACCACCTCCGACCAGCAAGTGTCTTATTCTGCGTCTAATGAGGCTTCAGTTGCACATGGAATAAACCACTATCCCGGCCCACCACCACCGGGTTTCATTGTGACAACTACCGGGGCGACTGAAGGAGCCACGGGTGGTTTTAGCGCTCTGGCCCCCATGCCAGCACCCCCTCCGTACTCTGAAGTAGCTCCGAACGTCGATGAGAAACCTTCAGTAGGAGAACAATCTTCATAG